The following proteins are co-located in the Synechococcus sp. PROS-U-1 genome:
- the rpmI gene encoding 50S ribosomal protein L35, whose translation MPKLKTRKAAAKRFKATGTGKFLRRRAFRNHLLDHKTPKQKRHLATKAVVDRTDEERVTLMMPYA comes from the coding sequence ATGCCCAAGCTGAAGACCCGCAAAGCTGCCGCAAAGCGGTTCAAAGCAACCGGCACTGGCAAATTTCTGCGTCGTCGCGCTTTCCGGAACCACCTGCTGGACCACAAAACCCCCAAGCAGAAGCGTCATCTGGCCACCAAGGCTGTGGTGGATCGCACCGATGAGGAGCGTGTGACCCTGATGATGCCCTACGCCTGA
- a CDS encoding glycosyltransferase family 61 protein, whose amino-acid sequence MESSQVAPLRVIDLRVMNVLADSPNIFHVFALEVNRVFQLIVEDIESDWAVLIHSSHRLIWRGFVLSGLVPVFCNASEIDRDYVFVQLPPLDSGSWLVDPHQFLCYRSSSIYRAMVRRILIRHGCLSAPDQLIDVVFVKRLFSRILLDSASMKPIEALLDKACRDLGLSFRVASFEDMAPLEQVALMRQTRLLVGVHGAGLTNLVFLQDSATVFEVDFRKYWSCDPVCKDHFSGRISFREKCSDAKPYHKADFHNLAGLFGKNYDSLSIDGVMGRTDVNPISVAHVLLNGDLLINKCFQLLELG is encoded by the coding sequence ATGGAAAGTAGTCAGGTCGCCCCCTTAAGGGTTATCGATCTGAGGGTGATGAATGTTTTGGCCGACTCTCCCAATATTTTTCATGTTTTTGCGTTAGAGGTAAACCGAGTTTTTCAGTTGATCGTTGAGGATATTGAAAGTGATTGGGCGGTTCTGATTCACTCGAGCCATCGTTTGATTTGGCGTGGCTTTGTTCTGTCCGGTCTTGTGCCTGTTTTTTGCAACGCATCTGAGATTGATCGTGATTATGTTTTTGTGCAACTGCCGCCGTTGGACTCTGGGTCTTGGCTGGTCGATCCCCATCAATTTCTTTGTTATCGGTCTTCCTCTATCTATAGGGCCATGGTTCGGCGGATTCTTATTCGCCATGGATGTTTATCGGCGCCCGATCAATTGATCGATGTGGTTTTTGTCAAGCGTTTGTTCAGTAGAATTTTGTTGGATTCAGCCTCAATGAAGCCTATTGAAGCTCTGCTAGATAAAGCTTGCAGAGATTTAGGCCTTTCCTTTCGTGTAGCGTCCTTTGAGGACATGGCCCCATTGGAGCAAGTTGCTTTAATGCGTCAGACGCGCTTGCTAGTTGGCGTTCATGGTGCTGGCTTGACCAATCTTGTTTTCTTGCAGGACTCTGCGACAGTGTTTGAGGTTGATTTCCGTAAATATTGGTCTTGTGATCCAGTTTGTAAGGATCATTTTTCTGGACGCATTTCGTTCCGCGAGAAGTGCAGTGATGCAAAGCCCTATCACAAGGCTGATTTCCATAACTTAGCAGGTTTGTTTGGTAAAAACTATGATTCCCTGAGTATTGATGGCGTGATGGGTCGTACAGATGTCAACCCCATCAGCGTTGCCCATGTATTGCTCAATGGAGATCTATTAATCAACAAATGCTTTCAACTTCTTGAGCTTGGATGA
- a CDS encoding NAD-dependent epimerase/dehydratase family protein yields the protein MKVLVLGGDGFCGWPCAVNLADQGHDVLIVDNLSRRKIDIDLEVESLTPIESIGERLKVWEQIGGKPMQFVHMDIAHEYQRLLDLLLEERPDSVVHFAEQRAAPYSMKSSATKRYTVDNNVNGTHNLLAAIVESGLDIHVVHLGTMGVYGYGSHRGATIPEGYLKVEVPQPDGSRFEEEILHPASPGSVYHMTKTLDQLLFLYYNKNDKVRITDLHQGIVWGTNTDATDRDPRLTNRFDYDGDYGTVLNRFLMQAAIGYPLTVHGTGGQTRAFIHIRDSVRCVQLALENPPEQGERVKIFNQMTESHQVGELAKKVAALTGAQVNNLPNPRNEAVENDLIVDNRCFIELGLNPTTLDDGLLKEVVEIATRYADRCDRNRILCTSAWTKTQAQAIGTTS from the coding sequence GTGAAAGTTCTCGTTCTCGGCGGTGACGGCTTCTGTGGCTGGCCCTGTGCGGTGAACCTGGCGGATCAGGGGCACGATGTCCTGATCGTGGACAACCTCAGCCGTCGGAAGATCGATATCGATCTTGAAGTGGAGTCGCTGACGCCGATCGAGAGCATCGGCGAGCGCCTCAAAGTCTGGGAGCAGATCGGTGGCAAGCCGATGCAGTTTGTCCACATGGACATCGCCCATGAGTACCAGCGGCTGCTGGATCTGCTGCTGGAGGAACGCCCCGATTCCGTGGTCCACTTCGCTGAACAGCGGGCCGCTCCTTACTCGATGAAGAGCAGCGCCACCAAGCGCTACACCGTCGATAACAACGTCAACGGCACCCACAACCTGCTGGCCGCCATCGTTGAAAGCGGTCTGGACATCCATGTGGTGCACCTCGGCACGATGGGGGTCTACGGCTATGGCTCCCACCGCGGCGCCACCATCCCTGAGGGCTACCTGAAGGTTGAAGTGCCCCAGCCCGATGGCAGTCGCTTTGAGGAGGAGATCCTCCACCCCGCCAGCCCAGGCAGCGTTTATCACATGACCAAAACGCTGGATCAATTGCTCTTCCTCTACTACAACAAGAACGACAAGGTTCGGATTACGGACCTGCACCAGGGCATCGTCTGGGGAACCAACACCGACGCCACCGATCGAGATCCACGGCTCACCAACCGCTTTGACTACGACGGTGATTACGGGACGGTGCTGAACCGCTTCCTGATGCAGGCCGCGATCGGCTACCCACTCACCGTGCATGGCACTGGTGGCCAGACCCGTGCCTTCATCCACATTCGCGATTCCGTGCGATGCGTGCAGCTGGCACTGGAGAATCCCCCCGAACAAGGGGAACGGGTAAAGATCTTCAACCAGATGACCGAGAGCCATCAGGTGGGCGAACTGGCCAAGAAGGTGGCCGCTCTCACCGGTGCTCAGGTGAACAACCTGCCCAACCCGCGCAACGAGGCAGTTGAAAATGATCTGATCGTGGACAACCGCTGCTTCATTGAGCTGGGCCTGAACCCCACCACCCTCGATGACGGCTTGCTGAAAGAGGTGGTGGAGATCGCCACCCGCTATGCCGACCGTTGCGACCGCAACCGCATCCTCTGCACCTCCGCCTGGACCAAAACTCAGGCCCAGGCCATCGGCACCACATCCTGA
- a CDS encoding glycosyltransferase family 1 protein, whose amino-acid sequence MKVAFFTETFLPKVDGIVTRLTKTVKHLVEAGDEVVVFCPEGCPDEYMGARLIGVPAMPLPLYPELKLALPRPAVSEAIDDFQPDLIHVVNPAVLGLGGIWLAKNKNIPLVASYHTHLPKYLEHYGLGMLEPLLWEMLKAAHNQALLNLCTSTAMVKELSDKGIQHTDLWQRGVDTELFRPELRSSELRQRLLGGHDDRGALLLYVGRLSAEKQIERIRPVLEALPDARLALVGDGPHRQQLEKHFEGTATTFVGYLAGEELAGAYASGDAFLFPSSTETLGLVLLEAMAAGCPVVGANRGGIPDIISDGVNGCLYEPDGADGGAASLIEATRRLLGNDLERQALRSAARAEAERWGWAGATEQLRTYYRTVLNQPVALSA is encoded by the coding sequence TTGAAAGTCGCCTTCTTCACCGAAACCTTCCTGCCGAAGGTCGATGGCATCGTCACCCGTCTCACCAAGACGGTGAAGCATCTGGTGGAAGCCGGCGATGAGGTGGTGGTCTTCTGCCCGGAAGGTTGTCCGGATGAGTACATGGGAGCGCGGCTGATCGGCGTTCCGGCGATGCCGCTCCCGCTGTATCCCGAACTCAAGCTGGCCCTGCCGCGGCCGGCCGTGTCGGAAGCCATTGACGACTTTCAGCCTGACCTGATTCACGTGGTGAATCCTGCAGTGCTGGGACTCGGTGGCATCTGGCTGGCCAAGAACAAGAACATTCCCCTGGTCGCTAGCTACCACACTCACCTGCCCAAATACCTCGAGCATTACGGCTTGGGGATGCTGGAGCCGCTCCTGTGGGAAATGCTCAAGGCAGCCCACAACCAAGCCCTGCTGAATCTGTGCACCTCCACCGCCATGGTGAAAGAGCTCAGCGACAAGGGCATTCAGCACACCGATCTCTGGCAACGGGGCGTGGACACGGAGCTGTTCCGTCCCGAGCTGCGCAGTTCGGAGTTGCGCCAGCGGCTTCTGGGTGGCCATGACGACCGCGGTGCCCTGCTGCTCTATGTGGGCCGCCTGTCAGCCGAGAAGCAGATCGAACGGATCCGCCCGGTGTTGGAAGCCCTTCCCGATGCACGCCTGGCCCTGGTGGGGGATGGTCCTCACCGCCAGCAATTGGAAAAACATTTCGAAGGAACCGCCACCACCTTCGTCGGTTACCTCGCCGGGGAAGAACTGGCAGGGGCCTACGCCAGCGGCGATGCGTTCCTGTTCCCCTCCAGCACGGAAACGCTGGGCCTGGTGCTGCTCGAGGCGATGGCGGCTGGTTGTCCCGTGGTCGGTGCCAACCGCGGCGGAATCCCCGACATCATCAGCGACGGCGTCAACGGCTGCCTGTACGAACCCGATGGTGCGGATGGCGGGGCCGCAAGCCTGATCGAAGCCACCCGCCGGCTGCTGGGCAATGACCTGGAACGCCAGGCCCTGCGCAGTGCAGCCCGCGCGGAGGCGGAGCGCTGGGGCTGGGCTGGTGCCACCGAGCAACTGCGGACCTACTACCGGACGGTGCTGAATCAGCCCGTTGCGCTCAGCGCTTAA
- a CDS encoding SpoIID/LytB domain-containing protein, with amino-acid sequence MIRLLTLTLLLCMGLGCKAREEVEAQSPDAVEPAAVELIQRATHRSIADPPPVEGPEPVLWVALEDHLGAVATAAPLNLRAFAGSLTLRDASGEQRSGSDFVISWRSVPLPTPVPLARRIAGPYASFESADRVASRWRALGVAVEVAHPEEWEVWAPEGAPVPEGLIVRDWQGTLTSTVEPVLQMPEGGRTLQAPVLIEASDGLLWGGGRFEGPFRLQRDAYGSWTLVEQVLVERYLEGVVPHEIGAGSPMPALQAQTVLARTWALANSHRFSIDGYHLCSDTQCQVYSDPRHAGGAVREAIAATRGNLLSINNEPISAVYHATNGGVMAAGPEAWAMQPTTYLRPKPDGDGGWSRRHPLPLQQRQAVQALLADRSGAYGQQHPRFRWTRTLTGPGLRQAIGAAAGPLASPLQLKVLERGASGRVLALQISGSGDAAPVTLKLDAIRRTLRTLPSTLFVLEPQGAERWLVLGGGFGHGAGLSQAGAIDLAWRGWSVERILRHYYPGTVYGPLSTAVQSP; translated from the coding sequence ATGATTCGGTTGCTGACGCTCACATTGCTGCTTTGCATGGGTTTGGGCTGCAAGGCCCGTGAAGAGGTTGAAGCTCAGTCACCTGACGCGGTCGAGCCTGCTGCCGTTGAACTGATTCAGCGGGCCACCCACCGTTCCATCGCTGATCCTCCGCCGGTTGAGGGCCCTGAACCGGTGCTGTGGGTTGCTTTGGAAGACCACCTCGGCGCGGTTGCAACCGCCGCTCCGTTGAACCTGCGTGCCTTTGCTGGATCGCTCACCCTTCGTGATGCATCGGGGGAGCAACGCAGCGGGTCGGATTTTGTAATCAGCTGGCGAAGTGTGCCCTTGCCCACTCCGGTGCCGTTGGCCCGGCGGATTGCAGGGCCCTACGCCAGTTTTGAGTCGGCGGATCGTGTTGCTTCCCGTTGGCGTGCGTTGGGTGTTGCGGTCGAGGTGGCCCACCCCGAGGAATGGGAGGTGTGGGCGCCGGAAGGGGCGCCCGTGCCGGAGGGGCTCATCGTGCGTGACTGGCAAGGAACCCTGACCAGCACGGTCGAACCGGTGTTGCAGATGCCGGAGGGGGGACGCACTCTGCAGGCTCCTGTTCTGATTGAGGCGTCCGATGGGCTGCTCTGGGGTGGCGGACGCTTTGAGGGCCCTTTCCGCTTGCAACGGGATGCCTACGGCAGTTGGACGTTGGTGGAGCAAGTGCTGGTTGAGCGGTACCTGGAGGGGGTGGTTCCCCATGAAATCGGTGCCGGTTCGCCGATGCCTGCGTTGCAGGCCCAGACCGTTCTGGCGCGCACCTGGGCCTTGGCCAACAGCCATCGCTTCAGCATCGATGGTTATCACCTCTGCAGTGACACCCAGTGCCAGGTCTACAGCGACCCTCGCCATGCGGGAGGCGCGGTGCGAGAAGCGATTGCGGCCACGCGCGGCAACTTGCTCAGCATCAACAACGAACCGATCAGCGCGGTGTATCACGCCACCAACGGTGGGGTGATGGCGGCTGGCCCGGAAGCCTGGGCCATGCAACCCACCACTTATTTGCGTCCGAAACCGGATGGTGATGGGGGCTGGAGTCGCCGACACCCCTTGCCATTGCAGCAGCGCCAGGCGGTGCAGGCCTTGCTGGCGGATCGTTCCGGGGCCTATGGCCAGCAGCACCCCCGGTTCCGCTGGACACGCACCCTGACCGGTCCAGGCCTGCGTCAGGCCATTGGAGCGGCAGCAGGGCCCCTTGCTTCCCCCTTGCAACTGAAGGTTCTGGAGCGAGGTGCCAGCGGCCGTGTGCTGGCGCTGCAGATTTCTGGCAGCGGCGATGCTGCACCGGTCACCTTGAAGTTGGATGCCATCCGTCGCACCCTCCGGACACTTCCAAGCACCCTGTTTGTGTTGGAGCCTCAGGGAGCTGAGCGCTGGCTGGTGCTAGGCGGTGGCTTCGGCCATGGGGCCGGTTTGTCGCAGGCGGGAGCGATTGATCTGGCCTGGAGGGGCTGGTCCGTAGAGCGGATCCTTCGCCATTACTACCCAGGGACTGTCTACGGCCCGCTCTCAACAGCTGTGCAGTCCCCTTAA
- the rplT gene encoding 50S ribosomal protein L20, giving the protein MARVKRGNVARKRRNKILRLARGFRGGNGTLFRTANQRVMKALCNAYRDRRRRKRDFRRLWIARINAAARLNGVSYSRLMGGLKKADVRLNRKMLAQLAVVDPGSFTNVVAAAKS; this is encoded by the coding sequence ATGGCCCGCGTTAAGAGAGGCAACGTCGCCCGTAAACGCCGCAACAAGATTCTGCGGCTGGCCCGTGGCTTCCGTGGTGGCAACGGAACTCTGTTCCGCACAGCAAACCAGCGGGTAATGAAAGCCCTCTGCAATGCCTACCGCGATCGCCGTCGTCGCAAGCGCGATTTCCGTCGCCTCTGGATTGCTCGCATCAATGCTGCTGCTCGCCTGAACGGAGTGAGCTACAGCCGTCTGATGGGCGGACTCAAGAAGGCGGATGTGCGCCTGAATCGCAAAATGCTGGCTCAACTCGCTGTTGTCGATCCCGGTAGCTTTACCAACGTCGTGGCCGCAGCCAAGAGCTGA
- the psb34 gene encoding photosystem II assembly protein Psb34 has product MSVTTEDGGRLNAFAKEPRMEVMDIATSQSRNRSSMMMLVTGGLVVAVMVAVTVAIS; this is encoded by the coding sequence ATGTCGGTCACCACGGAAGACGGCGGTCGTCTCAACGCCTTCGCCAAGGAGCCACGCATGGAGGTGATGGACATTGCCACCAGCCAGAGCCGCAACCGCAGCTCAATGATGATGCTGGTGACTGGCGGATTGGTTGTGGCCGTCATGGTGGCGGTGACCGTCGCCATCAGCTGA
- a CDS encoding thiazole synthase has protein sequence MDLPSLTSDPLTISGRQFNSRLFTGTGKYPSMALMQQSIERSGCDMVTVAVRRVQTVAAGHEGLMEAIDWNRIWMLPNTAGCTDAEEAVRVARLGRELAKLAGQEENSFVKLEVIPDTRHLLPDPIGTLQAAERLVKEGFTVLPYINADPLLAKRLEEVGCATVMPLGSPIGSGQGLNNAANIGLIIENASVPVVVDAGIGVPSEAAQALEMGADAVLVNSAIAMAGDPPAMAEAMGQAVIAGRTAYRSGRLPRRDQASASSPTTGLVQSL, from the coding sequence ATGGATTTGCCCTCCCTCACATCCGACCCCCTAACCATTAGCGGGCGTCAGTTCAACAGCCGTCTGTTCACGGGCACCGGCAAATATCCATCGATGGCCTTGATGCAGCAGAGCATCGAGAGATCCGGCTGCGACATGGTGACGGTGGCTGTGCGACGGGTGCAGACCGTTGCAGCAGGCCATGAGGGCCTGATGGAAGCCATCGACTGGAACCGAATCTGGATGCTGCCCAACACCGCAGGCTGCACCGATGCGGAGGAAGCGGTGCGTGTCGCCAGGCTTGGACGGGAGCTGGCAAAGCTGGCAGGGCAAGAGGAGAACAGCTTCGTCAAGCTGGAAGTGATTCCTGACACCCGACATCTTCTGCCCGATCCGATCGGCACCTTGCAAGCCGCCGAACGCCTGGTGAAGGAGGGCTTCACGGTGCTGCCCTACATCAATGCAGATCCCCTGCTGGCCAAACGGCTGGAAGAGGTCGGGTGCGCAACGGTGATGCCCCTTGGCTCGCCGATCGGCTCAGGCCAGGGCCTCAACAATGCCGCCAACATCGGTTTGATCATCGAAAACGCCAGTGTTCCAGTGGTGGTGGACGCTGGCATTGGTGTGCCCAGTGAGGCAGCCCAGGCCCTGGAAATGGGCGCCGACGCCGTCCTGGTCAACAGCGCCATCGCGATGGCCGGCGACCCCCCAGCCATGGCAGAGGCTATGGGCCAGGCAGTGATCGCTGGGCGGACCGCCTACCGCTCCGGGCGCTTGCCTAGGCGCGACCAGGCCTCCGCCAGCTCACCGACCACGGGCCTGGTGCAATCTCTATGA